The following are encoded together in the Pedobacter steynii genome:
- a CDS encoding glutaminase family protein: MKRLLITLALSAMLLNASAQERIAPSYPLITHDPYFSIWSATDQVNTAVTRHWTGAEQSLTGVIKVDGIPYSFLGASSKPYTNVLPTSDDEDYQFSYTESAPAANWNSIDFKESGWKSGSAPFGDVVNGAGTAWTSKELWVRRTFELGNPALKDLTLKLNHDDNIEVFLNGDLVYSFIGWTSNRFSYIPLKDAVLKNLKKGKNVLAVHIKNTVGGAWLDAGLISSAVPVKQLAGAQQKRVNITATQTSYEFKAGGVDLLVTFSSPLLMDDLNLISRPVSYITYRVHSNDKKQHQVEVLFNASTNIAVNTTGQRVQVSKANANGLSVLKAGTADQKVLKKSGDDLRIDWGYLYVAAPSAASTSQYVVPLKNAVSSFVKPDKMALQTSATGTKLSLSTVLSFEQVGSTAKQQYLMLGYDDLESVQYFGKNLKAYWNTNGDKSFENELVSAAESYKEIIKRCDDFDVAMYKKALEAGGDKYAALCVLAYRQAISAHKLVKSPEGDLLFLSKENFSNGSINTVDVTYPSAPLFLAYNPDLLKGMLNGIFYYSESGRWKKPFAAHDLGTYPLANGQTYGEDMPVEESGNMIILTAAIAKVEGNAEYAKKHWETLSIWADYLSKEGFDPANQLCTDDFAGHLARNTNLSVKAIVALGSYGMLAEKLGKTEVAEKYKNMAKEMAQKWIQMADAGDHFALTFDHKDSWSQKYNLVWDKVLNLDIFPKEVYQKEIKFYLNKQNAFGLPLDSRRTYTKSDWIIWTATLTDNRADFDKLVNPVYKFAMETEDRVPMSDWHETTNGKQVGFQARSVVGGYAIKLLDYMLNKR, from the coding sequence ATGAAACGATTATTGATCACTTTAGCTTTATCGGCTATGCTGTTGAATGCCTCCGCTCAGGAACGTATTGCTCCATCATATCCGTTAATTACTCACGACCCTTATTTTAGCATCTGGTCTGCCACAGATCAGGTTAATACAGCTGTCACCAGGCACTGGACAGGTGCAGAACAATCATTAACAGGTGTCATTAAGGTTGATGGAATCCCCTATAGTTTTTTAGGGGCAAGCTCAAAGCCTTACACCAATGTGCTTCCGACATCCGATGATGAGGATTATCAGTTCAGCTATACAGAGTCCGCCCCGGCAGCAAACTGGAACAGTATCGACTTTAAAGAATCCGGCTGGAAATCTGGTAGTGCTCCATTCGGTGATGTGGTCAATGGTGCAGGTACAGCCTGGACCTCAAAAGAACTTTGGGTTAGAAGAACTTTTGAACTGGGCAACCCTGCACTAAAAGACCTTACGCTAAAACTGAACCATGACGATAATATTGAGGTCTTCCTGAATGGCGATCTGGTATATAGTTTTATTGGCTGGACCAGTAACCGGTTTTCTTATATCCCATTAAAGGACGCGGTATTAAAAAACCTTAAAAAAGGTAAAAACGTACTCGCCGTTCACATCAAAAATACCGTTGGTGGTGCATGGCTTGATGCCGGACTAATTTCCAGCGCTGTACCTGTAAAACAGCTTGCCGGAGCACAACAGAAAAGAGTTAACATTACGGCCACTCAAACCAGTTATGAGTTCAAAGCGGGAGGGGTAGATCTCCTGGTGACCTTCAGTTCTCCCTTATTGATGGACGATCTGAACCTGATATCCAGGCCGGTCTCTTATATCACTTATCGTGTACATTCTAATGATAAAAAACAACATCAGGTAGAGGTACTTTTTAATGCTTCCACGAATATTGCGGTGAATACCACCGGGCAGCGGGTACAGGTGTCGAAAGCAAATGCAAATGGTTTAAGCGTATTGAAAGCCGGAACTGCCGACCAGAAAGTGCTGAAAAAATCCGGTGATGACCTTCGGATAGATTGGGGTTATCTGTATGTGGCAGCTCCATCCGCCGCGTCAACCAGCCAGTATGTTGTTCCGCTAAAAAATGCGGTAAGCAGTTTTGTTAAGCCTGATAAAATGGCTCTGCAGACTTCTGCTACCGGCACCAAATTGTCCTTAAGTACCGTATTGTCTTTCGAACAGGTAGGAAGTACCGCAAAACAACAATACCTGATGCTTGGCTATGACGACCTGGAATCGGTTCAGTATTTCGGGAAAAACCTTAAGGCATACTGGAATACCAATGGAGATAAATCTTTCGAAAACGAGTTGGTCAGTGCTGCGGAAAGCTATAAAGAGATCATCAAAAGATGCGATGATTTTGATGTTGCGATGTATAAAAAAGCACTGGAAGCCGGAGGCGATAAATATGCAGCACTTTGTGTCCTTGCTTATAGACAAGCCATTTCTGCACATAAGCTGGTGAAAAGCCCGGAGGGCGATCTGCTTTTCCTGTCAAAAGAGAACTTTAGTAACGGCTCTATCAATACGGTAGATGTGACCTATCCCTCCGCACCTTTGTTTCTTGCCTATAATCCTGATCTGCTGAAAGGCATGCTAAATGGAATCTTCTATTATAGCGAAAGTGGGCGATGGAAAAAACCATTTGCAGCACATGATCTGGGTACTTATCCTTTGGCAAACGGGCAAACCTATGGTGAGGATATGCCAGTTGAAGAATCTGGAAACATGATCATCTTAACTGCAGCAATCGCCAAAGTTGAAGGAAATGCAGAGTACGCTAAAAAACATTGGGAAACATTAAGCATCTGGGCAGATTATCTGAGCAAAGAGGGATTTGATCCTGCCAACCAATTGTGTACCGATGATTTTGCCGGTCACCTGGCCCGTAATACCAATTTATCTGTTAAAGCAATCGTTGCCCTGGGTAGCTATGGCATGCTTGCGGAAAAATTAGGTAAAACTGAAGTGGCAGAAAAATATAAAAATATGGCAAAGGAAATGGCTCAAAAGTGGATTCAGATGGCTGATGCCGGAGATCATTTTGCACTAACTTTTGATCACAAAGATTCCTGGAGCCAAAAATACAATCTGGTATGGGATAAGGTGTTGAACCTGGATATTTTTCCAAAAGAGGTATACCAGAAAGAAATCAAATTTTACCTGAATAAACAAAATGCATTCGGCCTGCCGCTGGACAGTCGCCGTACTTATACCAAATCAGACTGGATCATCTGGACTGCGACGCTTACTGATAACCGCGCTGATTTCGATAAACTGGTAAACCCGGTTTATAAGTTTGCCATGGAAACTGAGGATAGAGTTCCAATGAGTGACTGGCATGAGACCACCAATGGAAAGCAGGTAGGTTTCCAGGCGCGTAGTGTAGTGGGGGGATATGCTATAAAATTATTGGATTACATGCTGAATAAAAGGTAA
- a CDS encoding glycoside hydrolase family 2 protein — translation MNKILSGALLFVLSYSSLHAQEKKWALTKDRIVTPWAEQVDPKSPLPDYPRPQLVRTQNWKNLNGLWSYAITPKNQNDPVKYQGSILVPFAVESALSGVTKTVGKDSVLWYKNNITVPASMKNQEVLLHFGAVDWQAEIFVNGKSAGKHEGGFDPFTFNITSLLKKGGTQEIKVRVWDPTDEGPQPRGKQVRKPEGIWYTPVTGIWQTVWLESVPKTHIVATRQTPDIDAKTLAVHVNVESAQPGDQIRITALDGENKVAQKEAVVNEAISLAIENPKLWSVKNPFLYDLKVEVLRKGKVIDKASSYFAMRKSSMARDKNGIQRMLLNNEFVFQYGPLDQGWWPDGLYTAPTEAALIFDILKTKEMGFNMIRKHIKVEPARWYYECDKLGMLVWQDMPSGDLGNHWEPNLGTMGGTDKNRSPESEAMYRKEWSKIMDDLHNFPSIVVWTPFNEAWGQFKTKEIAEWTKAKDPSRLVNSASGGNHVITGDIVDLHHYPDPKMPRPDLFGPTHAIVLGEFGGLGLPVSGHTWKEKDNWGYQSFKTADELFEKYDSFIRSIEGLIKKGLSAAVYTQTTDVEQETNGLMTYDRVLKLPEAKIKAANDRLYLVTP, via the coding sequence ATGAACAAAATATTATCTGGCGCATTGCTTTTTGTGCTCAGCTACTCTTCACTACATGCGCAGGAAAAAAAATGGGCGTTAACTAAAGATCGAATTGTAACGCCCTGGGCAGAACAGGTGGATCCTAAATCCCCATTGCCGGATTATCCCCGTCCGCAACTTGTGCGTACCCAAAACTGGAAAAACCTGAATGGCTTGTGGAGCTACGCAATTACCCCAAAAAATCAAAATGACCCGGTAAAATATCAAGGTAGTATCCTGGTGCCCTTTGCGGTAGAATCGGCATTATCAGGCGTAACCAAAACCGTAGGCAAGGATAGCGTCTTGTGGTATAAGAACAATATTACTGTTCCGGCTTCCATGAAAAATCAGGAAGTACTATTACATTTTGGAGCGGTAGACTGGCAGGCTGAAATCTTTGTGAATGGCAAAAGTGCGGGTAAGCATGAGGGTGGTTTTGACCCTTTTACTTTTAACATTACCAGTCTGCTTAAAAAAGGCGGAACACAGGAAATAAAAGTGCGTGTATGGGATCCAACCGACGAAGGACCACAGCCAAGAGGTAAGCAGGTAAGGAAACCTGAAGGGATCTGGTACACACCAGTTACCGGAATCTGGCAAACTGTATGGCTGGAAAGCGTTCCGAAAACACATATCGTAGCGACCAGACAAACCCCGGATATTGATGCGAAAACACTGGCAGTACATGTAAATGTGGAGTCTGCGCAACCTGGTGATCAGATTAGAATCACGGCGCTGGATGGTGAAAATAAAGTTGCTCAAAAAGAAGCAGTTGTTAACGAGGCGATTTCTTTAGCCATAGAAAATCCAAAACTATGGTCTGTGAAAAATCCTTTCTTATATGATCTTAAAGTTGAAGTCCTGCGCAAAGGGAAGGTCATTGATAAAGCCAGTAGTTATTTTGCCATGCGTAAATCATCAATGGCCAGGGATAAGAATGGCATTCAGAGGATGTTGTTAAACAATGAGTTTGTCTTTCAATATGGTCCCCTTGATCAGGGATGGTGGCCGGATGGTTTATATACCGCTCCTACAGAAGCAGCTTTGATTTTTGATATCCTGAAAACCAAAGAAATGGGTTTTAATATGATCCGAAAACACATTAAAGTAGAGCCGGCAAGATGGTATTATGAATGTGATAAGTTGGGGATGCTGGTATGGCAGGATATGCCTAGTGGTGATCTTGGCAATCATTGGGAACCCAATCTCGGTACAATGGGAGGAACGGATAAAAACCGTAGCCCTGAATCAGAAGCGATGTATCGTAAGGAATGGAGTAAAATTATGGATGACCTTCATAATTTCCCATCCATTGTGGTCTGGACTCCATTCAATGAAGCCTGGGGGCAATTTAAAACGAAAGAAATTGCGGAATGGACCAAAGCAAAAGACCCTTCCAGATTGGTAAATAGTGCGAGCGGAGGCAATCACGTCATCACCGGCGATATCGTGGATCTGCATCATTATCCGGACCCGAAAATGCCGAGACCAGACCTTTTTGGTCCCACTCATGCTATTGTGCTGGGAGAGTTCGGCGGATTGGGCTTACCGGTATCAGGCCATACCTGGAAAGAAAAAGACAACTGGGGATACCAGTCTTTCAAAACTGCCGATGAGCTTTTTGAGAAATACGATTCATTTATCCGAAGTATTGAAGGTTTAATCAAAAAAGGATTATCTGCAGCAGTGTACACACAAACCACCGATGTGGAGCAGGAAACAAACGGACTGATGACTTACGACAGGGTTCTGAAACTTCCTGAAGCAAAAATAAAAGCGGCGAACGACAGATTGTATCTGGTTACCCCCTAA
- a CDS encoding beta-L-arabinofuranosidase domain-containing protein produces MSLRKSMILALAMIPSWLFAQHESGSPYIFNRIPLNTDAYVQLPLGSIKAKGWLLKQLELQKDGATGNAELLYPESSNLGADSDWLGGKGESWERAPYYVKGLIALAYTLGDPGLKAKSEKWINWTLDHQQPDGSFGPVKMKDWWPRMPMMYAIQSYYEATGDKRVIGFFSRYFKYQLDNLDKQPLSEWSKSRTADNIEIVLWLYNRTGEKSLLQLAEKLKSQAYPWANIFTGNQFYHYGDDFHTKHSVSVGQALKFPAVYSQLNNTPFYRDATQKGIDHLMRDHGQSTGIASGTEFLAGRSSFQGTETCTVVEWMQSLETAARIIHDAKLGDRLEKIAFNTLPAQFSRDIKSHLYYTQPNQVYCKHGNSGFDEDYDGALLLSPYAGMGCCRYNMHMGWPYFVKNSWAVTPDKGLAVIAYAPVEVNAFVAGGVPVKLQVMTNYPFEEEIKIKVDLKKASHFPLKLRIPEWCKNPQISINGKTLPGVKTGQIYTISRTWNTDDQVLIRFPMEVKLSSQVNHSVTVERGPIVYGLKMDARYSIRKKHPVEGFFDYEVSPSSAWNYGLFLNGKDLTGTIKVQRTAMPENPFIQSATPVKLTVTAKKIPSWTLAYNKMHALEVPRTPVASSEQTEEITLTPFGSENIRISNFPVIGVPEKAGKTFKENFSKATLKDWLLYGGSWFIKDGAIHAASNKGSWGYGIHGSKAIAGNTFFSDLSYKATVQLDAKGDAGLIFRVTDHVIGSEAYNGYYLGINADSGQIQLGKSSNQKWTVLATEQQKLKTGKAYKVMISAKGAEIKVYFNNAVKPVFSVTDNEFKSGSIGVRAYDALASIDNLEAKAIK; encoded by the coding sequence ATGAGCCTCAGGAAATCTATGATTTTAGCGCTGGCTATGATTCCATCATGGCTATTTGCTCAGCATGAATCTGGCAGCCCCTACATATTTAACCGGATACCGTTAAATACAGATGCCTATGTACAACTTCCATTAGGTAGTATAAAAGCTAAAGGATGGCTGTTAAAGCAACTGGAACTACAAAAAGATGGCGCTACCGGAAATGCGGAATTACTTTATCCTGAAAGCAGCAATCTTGGGGCAGATTCTGACTGGCTGGGGGGCAAAGGCGAAAGCTGGGAACGTGCTCCCTATTATGTAAAAGGGCTTATTGCACTTGCTTATACCCTCGGAGATCCCGGTTTAAAAGCAAAATCAGAAAAATGGATCAACTGGACATTAGATCACCAACAGCCAGATGGCTCTTTTGGGCCAGTCAAAATGAAAGACTGGTGGCCAAGAATGCCCATGATGTATGCCATACAAAGTTATTATGAAGCTACAGGCGACAAACGGGTAATTGGCTTTTTCAGCAGGTACTTTAAATACCAGCTGGACAACCTGGATAAACAACCTTTATCAGAATGGAGCAAATCAAGAACTGCAGACAATATAGAAATCGTCTTGTGGCTGTACAACAGGACAGGAGAAAAATCGCTCTTACAACTGGCAGAAAAATTAAAATCACAAGCCTATCCATGGGCAAATATTTTTACCGGCAATCAATTTTACCATTACGGAGATGACTTTCACACCAAACACAGTGTTAGTGTAGGACAGGCGCTGAAGTTCCCTGCAGTCTACTCACAACTCAATAACACCCCATTTTACAGAGATGCGACTCAGAAAGGCATTGATCATTTGATGAGGGACCATGGGCAGTCGACAGGAATTGCCTCGGGTACTGAATTTCTTGCAGGAAGAAGTTCCTTTCAGGGAACCGAAACCTGTACGGTAGTGGAATGGATGCAAAGTCTGGAAACCGCAGCGAGAATAATACATGACGCGAAACTTGGAGACCGGCTTGAAAAAATAGCCTTTAATACCCTACCAGCACAATTTAGCAGGGACATTAAATCTCATTTATATTATACACAACCTAACCAGGTGTATTGCAAACATGGCAATTCAGGCTTTGATGAAGATTATGATGGGGCTTTACTGTTAAGTCCCTATGCTGGAATGGGCTGTTGCAGGTACAACATGCATATGGGTTGGCCTTACTTCGTTAAAAACAGCTGGGCAGTTACTCCAGACAAAGGCCTGGCAGTAATCGCCTATGCTCCGGTTGAGGTAAATGCTTTTGTAGCGGGGGGTGTTCCCGTAAAACTTCAGGTGATGACAAATTATCCATTTGAAGAAGAGATCAAAATTAAGGTTGATCTGAAAAAGGCAAGCCACTTTCCCTTAAAACTACGCATTCCGGAATGGTGCAAAAACCCTCAGATTTCTATCAATGGCAAAACTTTGCCTGGTGTTAAAACTGGTCAGATTTATACCATTAGCAGAACATGGAACACCGATGACCAGGTACTCATCCGCTTCCCTATGGAGGTAAAACTCAGCAGTCAGGTCAATCATTCGGTCACCGTAGAACGCGGGCCAATTGTATATGGATTGAAGATGGATGCCCGATACAGCATCAGGAAAAAGCATCCTGTTGAGGGCTTTTTCGACTACGAAGTTTCTCCCTCTTCTGCCTGGAATTATGGATTGTTTTTAAATGGAAAAGACCTTACCGGAACAATTAAAGTTCAACGTACTGCGATGCCGGAAAATCCTTTTATACAGTCTGCCACCCCTGTAAAACTAACTGTTACGGCAAAAAAAATCCCTTCCTGGACTCTGGCATACAACAAAATGCATGCGCTTGAAGTGCCCCGAACTCCGGTAGCTTCATCAGAACAAACAGAAGAAATTACACTTACCCCATTTGGATCAGAAAATATCAGGATCAGTAATTTTCCGGTTATCGGAGTTCCGGAAAAAGCAGGAAAAACCTTTAAAGAGAATTTCAGCAAAGCAACGCTTAAAGACTGGCTTTTATACGGTGGCAGTTGGTTTATTAAAGATGGCGCCATCCATGCTGCATCTAACAAAGGTTCCTGGGGATACGGGATACATGGATCTAAAGCCATTGCCGGAAACACCTTTTTTTCTGACCTGAGTTACAAAGCAACGGTACAACTGGACGCTAAGGGTGATGCCGGATTGATATTCAGAGTGACCGATCATGTGATCGGATCCGAAGCTTATAATGGATACTATTTAGGCATCAATGCAGATTCCGGCCAGATCCAGCTGGGCAAATCGTCAAATCAAAAATGGACAGTGCTGGCTACGGAACAACAAAAACTGAAAACAGGAAAAGCCTATAAGGTCATGATATCAGCCAAAGGTGCCGAGATCAAAGTGTATTTTAACAACGCTGTAAAACCTGTCTTCTCTGTGACCGATAATGAATTCAAAAGCGGGTCTATTGGTGTAAGAGCTTATGATGCATTGGCCAGTATAGATAATTTAGAGGCTAAAGCAATCAAATAG
- a CDS encoding solute:sodium symporter family transporter, producing the protein MNITAFATFIIVTFLVALISWVKTRRHKITTSAGLFLANRKLSFTAVGTALFFTNISAAEFVGNSESVYLNNMTVMAWGISSVFAMLIVSEFVIPVYLKGAMSTTPDFLENRYDSQTKKLVSIVFLIGYMVNLLPIVLYTGAVALNGLFHFSDIWDISYGASIWILVWCIGLIGSLYSILGGLKAIVISDLVLGVCMFSGALLLAYFGLKYVGNGDLQNGIHTILSSKTEHLNSIGTAGDAIPFSTIFTGMILMNLFYWGTEQVIVQQALASSNLEASQKGIALACAGKLLGPLLFILPGIIAVHMYQSMENTTEVFSRVVSEVSPPVLSGFIAAVIFGAAITSFSPGLNSASTLFILNLYKPFKEKEGIPVTEKNLLKTSKRFEMFASLLAMFIAPLFLFSSDSFYTFMQKINAAFSIPIFTIMFVGFVTKKVPPIAAKIGLAFCLTGYILTQMVFDTGIHFLHVLAILFVLTSVIMLIIGKLYPMERAYVAQNKPVVDLKPWKYRHWVNGLLLLIMILLFLLFSPLYLSAAR; encoded by the coding sequence ATGAACATTACTGCTTTTGCCACCTTTATTATCGTCACCTTTCTGGTTGCTTTGATTTCCTGGGTGAAGACCCGAAGACATAAAATAACCACCTCTGCGGGACTCTTTTTAGCAAACCGAAAATTGAGCTTCACTGCAGTCGGTACCGCTTTATTTTTCACCAATATCAGTGCTGCAGAATTTGTAGGCAACAGCGAATCCGTATACCTCAACAACATGACAGTAATGGCCTGGGGCATAAGTTCCGTATTTGCCATGCTCATTGTTTCTGAATTTGTAATCCCTGTTTATTTAAAGGGAGCCATGTCTACTACACCTGATTTTCTGGAAAACAGGTACGATTCGCAAACCAAGAAACTGGTATCTATTGTTTTCCTGATTGGATATATGGTTAATCTATTACCGATTGTATTGTATACCGGTGCTGTAGCATTAAATGGTTTGTTTCATTTTTCAGATATCTGGGATATTAGTTATGGTGCCAGCATATGGATCCTGGTTTGGTGTATCGGACTGATCGGCAGTTTATACTCCATTCTCGGCGGATTAAAAGCCATTGTGATTTCGGATCTTGTATTAGGCGTCTGCATGTTCAGCGGGGCCTTATTGCTGGCCTATTTCGGATTAAAATACGTTGGCAATGGCGATTTACAGAACGGCATACACACCATACTCTCCTCAAAGACAGAACACCTCAATTCCATCGGAACTGCCGGCGATGCCATTCCATTTTCTACCATTTTTACGGGTATGATCTTAATGAATCTGTTCTACTGGGGCACGGAACAGGTTATTGTACAACAAGCCCTGGCCTCTTCCAACCTGGAGGCCAGTCAGAAGGGGATTGCGCTTGCCTGTGCAGGAAAACTGCTGGGTCCTTTACTTTTTATTTTACCAGGGATTATTGCCGTTCATATGTACCAAAGCATGGAAAATACAACCGAAGTATTTTCCAGGGTAGTAAGTGAGGTATCCCCTCCTGTGCTAAGCGGCTTTATTGCAGCAGTTATTTTCGGTGCAGCGATCACCTCCTTCTCTCCCGGTCTTAATAGTGCAAGCACCTTGTTCATCTTAAATCTGTACAAGCCTTTTAAAGAGAAAGAGGGCATTCCTGTTACTGAAAAGAATTTGCTGAAGACCTCCAAACGGTTCGAGATGTTTGCCTCATTACTGGCCATGTTCATTGCCCCCCTGTTCCTTTTTTCAAGCGACAGCTTTTATACTTTTATGCAGAAGATCAATGCGGCATTCAGCATCCCCATCTTTACCATCATGTTTGTCGGATTTGTCACCAAAAAGGTTCCACCAATTGCGGCAAAAATAGGTCTGGCATTTTGCCTTACCGGATACATACTCACACAAATGGTTTTTGATACCGGCATCCATTTTTTGCATGTACTTGCCATTCTTTTTGTCCTCACCTCAGTCATCATGCTGATCATCGGAAAACTATATCCGATGGAAAGGGCATATGTAGCACAGAACAAACCGGTTGTTGACCTCAAACCCTGGAAGTACCGCCATTGGGTAAACGGTCTCCTCCTGCTCATCATGATCCTGCTATTCCTGCTATTCTCCCCGCTTTATCTTTCAGCAGCCAGGTAA
- a CDS encoding sialate O-acetylesterase yields the protein MTMNLKKKIQQRLLSLTLFSVMLCISNFVQAKVKLPSIFSDYMVFQQKTKAVVWGKADPGKTISISTTWSSARYTSKADELGNWKILVATPSYGGPYAMTISDGDPLILMNIMIGEVWVCSGQSNMEMPLAGWGKVNNYEQEIAAAKYPDIRLLQVDHVTSNSPLNDAKVANSGWKPCNSQYVAEFSSVAYFFAREIYNKTKVPIGLIHTSWGGTIAEAWTSGATLKTMPDFVEAVHKIENSEKDKSGSSLEQQLASWQQLVLAKDTGLVAGKPAWIANSLDVSSWKVMSLPTEWEQAGMPGFDGVVWFRKNITIPQAWEGKELTINLGTIDDNDITFFDGEKIGETEGYNKPRSYTIPANKVKAGTFALVVRIFDGSGGGGIYGNKDVISLVSEGGSRFSLDGEWQYKVGLNLKDIPPTPALSTGPNRTTVLYNAMIHPFLQFPIKGAIWYQGESNADRAHQYRTLFPAMITDWRKQWGIGDFPFYFVQLANFMKVDEKPVASAWAELRDAQRGALSLPNTGMAVSIDLGDAGDIHPKNKQDVGKRLALIALAKTYGIKVPYTGPVYQSAKIESGVVKLNFTAAEGLKTSDGAELKGFAIAGSDQKFHWAKAEIKGNQIVLSSKEVPEPVAVRYAWANNPVCNLVNGVGLPASPFRTDKWADSTK from the coding sequence ATGACTATGAATCTTAAAAAGAAAATCCAGCAAAGGCTTTTGTCCCTTACCCTATTTTCTGTAATGCTTTGTATCAGCAACTTTGTTCAGGCAAAAGTAAAGCTGCCTTCTATATTTAGCGATTACATGGTTTTCCAGCAAAAGACGAAGGCTGTGGTTTGGGGTAAGGCTGATCCTGGAAAAACGATCAGCATCAGTACCACCTGGAGCAGTGCGCGTTATACTTCAAAAGCAGACGAGCTTGGCAACTGGAAGATTTTGGTGGCTACCCCATCTTATGGCGGGCCTTATGCAATGACGATCTCTGATGGAGATCCATTGATCTTAATGAATATCATGATTGGTGAAGTATGGGTTTGTTCCGGACAATCTAATATGGAGATGCCTTTGGCGGGATGGGGAAAGGTAAATAATTATGAGCAGGAAATTGCAGCGGCTAAATATCCGGATATCCGGTTATTGCAGGTTGATCACGTGACCAGTAATTCTCCTTTGAATGATGCTAAGGTTGCCAATTCAGGATGGAAGCCCTGTAATTCTCAATATGTTGCCGAATTCTCTTCTGTGGCTTATTTCTTTGCCAGAGAGATCTATAATAAAACCAAAGTACCGATTGGATTAATACATACCTCATGGGGCGGTACGATTGCCGAAGCATGGACCAGTGGCGCTACGCTTAAAACAATGCCTGATTTTGTGGAAGCGGTCCACAAAATTGAAAATTCGGAAAAGGATAAAAGCGGTTCCAGCCTTGAGCAGCAATTGGCCAGCTGGCAACAGTTAGTGCTTGCAAAAGATACAGGTCTGGTAGCGGGCAAGCCAGCCTGGATTGCCAACTCACTGGATGTTTCTTCATGGAAGGTGATGTCATTGCCAACAGAATGGGAACAGGCGGGAATGCCTGGATTTGATGGAGTAGTCTGGTTTAGAAAAAACATTACCATTCCACAGGCCTGGGAGGGCAAAGAACTGACCATTAACCTGGGGACCATTGACGATAATGACATTACGTTTTTCGATGGTGAAAAAATAGGGGAGACGGAGGGCTATAATAAACCACGGAGCTATACCATTCCGGCAAATAAAGTAAAGGCCGGAACGTTTGCACTGGTAGTCAGGATCTTTGATGGCTCTGGTGGTGGTGGGATTTATGGTAATAAGGACGTGATTTCTCTTGTTTCTGAAGGCGGGTCGCGTTTTTCCCTGGATGGAGAATGGCAATATAAAGTGGGCCTGAACCTCAAAGATATCCCCCCAACACCCGCATTGAGTACTGGTCCCAACCGAACCACGGTGTTATACAATGCCATGATTCATCCCTTCCTGCAGTTCCCGATAAAAGGGGCTATCTGGTATCAGGGGGAGAGCAATGCAGACCGGGCACATCAATACCGTACACTTTTTCCAGCAATGATCACAGACTGGAGAAAGCAATGGGGAATTGGAGATTTTCCTTTCTATTTTGTACAGCTGGCTAATTTTATGAAGGTAGATGAAAAACCGGTGGCTTCTGCATGGGCGGAATTAAGAGATGCACAGCGCGGAGCACTTTCCCTGCCAAATACCGGAATGGCGGTGTCTATCGACCTCGGTGATGCAGGAGATATCCACCCAAAAAATAAGCAGGACGTGGGCAAAAGGCTGGCTTTAATTGCGCTTGCAAAAACCTATGGTATTAAGGTTCCTTATACCGGACCCGTGTACCAGTCTGCTAAAATAGAATCGGGTGTTGTTAAACTGAATTTCACTGCAGCTGAAGGATTAAAAACCAGTGATGGTGCAGAACTGAAAGGCTTTGCTATTGCCGGTTCAGATCAGAAATTTCACTGGGCCAAAGCAGAAATCAAAGGAAATCAAATTGTGCTGAGCAGTAAGGAGGTTCCTGAACCGGTTGCGGTAAGGTATGCCTGGGCCAATAATCCGGTATGTAACCTGGTAAATGGCGTCGGACTTCCTGCATCCCCATTCCGGACAGATAAATGGGCTGATAGCACGAAGTAA